Proteins encoded together in one Halothermothrix orenii H 168 window:
- a CDS encoding ABC transporter ATP-binding protein has product MVRVEHLSFSYNHNGGQIKVLDNINLMIPEGTTCALIGPSGCGKTTLIYLLAGILNPDRGTIFIDGSPVRGQRRDVAIILQEYGLLPWKTTWNNIALGLKLRGVRSGEIEDRVDRILSELKLGDYKDCYPRQLSGGQRQRVAIGRALSLRPRLLLMDEPFSSLDALTREEIQDLFLKVWKKYSLTAFLVTHSIEEAVFLGQKIVVMSSPPGRIVTVIDNPHFAREDWRNDPSFYKQCGRLRALLKEGL; this is encoded by the coding sequence ATGGTCAGAGTTGAACACCTCTCTTTTTCATATAACCACAATGGCGGACAAATAAAGGTCCTGGATAATATTAACCTGATGATTCCCGAGGGAACTACCTGTGCTTTGATCGGGCCGTCAGGTTGTGGAAAAACTACCCTGATATACCTTCTGGCCGGGATTTTAAATCCGGACCGGGGTACCATTTTTATTGATGGTTCCCCGGTCCGGGGCCAGAGAAGAGATGTGGCAATTATTCTCCAGGAATACGGCCTTTTACCGTGGAAGACGACCTGGAACAATATTGCTCTCGGTTTGAAATTGAGGGGGGTTAGGTCAGGGGAGATTGAAGACAGGGTCGACAGGATACTGTCCGAATTAAAGCTGGGGGACTATAAGGACTGTTACCCCAGGCAGTTGAGCGGGGGACAGCGACAGCGGGTTGCCATTGGAAGGGCCTTAAGCCTGAGGCCCCGGTTGTTATTAATGGATGAGCCTTTTTCTTCCCTGGATGCCCTGACAAGGGAGGAAATTCAAGACCTCTTTTTAAAGGTCTGGAAGAAATATAGCCTGACAGCCTTTCTGGTCACCCACAGTATCGAAGAAGCGGTTTTTTTGGGACAGAAGATTGTAGTTATGTCATCACCCCCGGGGAGGATAGTAACAGTTATCGATAACCCTCATTTTGCCCGTGAAGACTGGAGAAATGACCCGTCTTTTTATAAACAGTGTGGCCGACTACGGGCCCTTTTGAAGGAGGGTTTATAA
- a CDS encoding alpha-amylase family glycosyl hydrolase, producing MKLKRLSFFMFVTLLVFISVFPVYANDFEKHGTYYEIFVRSFYDSDGDGIGDLKGIIEKLDYLNDGDPETIADLGVNGIWLMPIFKSPSYHGYDVTDYYKINPDYGTLEDFHKLVEAAHQRGIKVIIDLPINHTSERHPWFLKASRDKNSEYRDYYVWAGPDTDTKETKLDGGRVWHHSPTGMYYGYFWSGMPDLNYNNPEVQEKVIEIAKYWLKQGVDGFRLDGAMHIFPPAQYDKNFTWWEKFRQEIEEVKPVYLVGEVWDISETVAPYFKYGFDSTFNFKLAEAVIATAKAGFPFGFNKKAKHIYGVYDREVGFGNYIDAPFLTNHDQNRILDQLGQDRNKARVAASIYLTLPGNPFIYYGEEIGMRGQGPHEVIREPFQWYNGSGEGETYWEPAMYNDGFTSVEQEEKNLDSLLNHYRRLIHFRNENPVFYTGKIEIINGGLNVVAFRRYNDKRDLYVYHNLVNRPVKIKVASGNWTLLFNSGDKEITPVEDNNKLMYTIPAYTTIVLEKE from the coding sequence GTGAAGCTAAAACGCTTGTCTTTCTTCATGTTTGTTACCTTACTGGTATTTATATCTGTTTTTCCTGTTTATGCAAACGATTTCGAAAAACATGGTACATATTATGAAATTTTTGTCAGGTCTTTTTATGACTCTGATGGTGACGGAATAGGGGATTTGAAAGGTATAATAGAAAAACTGGATTATCTTAATGATGGAGACCCTGAAACCATTGCTGATCTGGGGGTTAATGGTATCTGGTTAATGCCTATCTTTAAATCTCCCTCCTATCATGGCTATGATGTAACCGATTATTATAAGATTAATCCTGACTACGGGACTCTGGAAGACTTCCATAAGCTTGTTGAGGCTGCCCATCAAAGGGGAATCAAGGTTATAATTGATTTACCCATCAATCATACCAGTGAAAGACATCCCTGGTTTCTCAAGGCTTCCCGGGATAAGAATAGTGAATACAGGGATTATTATGTCTGGGCTGGCCCCGATACCGATACCAAAGAAACCAAGTTAGATGGAGGCCGGGTCTGGCATCATTCCCCGACCGGTATGTATTATGGGTATTTCTGGAGTGGCATGCCTGATTTAAACTATAATAACCCTGAAGTTCAGGAAAAGGTTATTGAGATAGCAAAATACTGGTTAAAACAGGGGGTTGATGGTTTCAGGCTTGATGGAGCCATGCATATCTTCCCACCGGCCCAGTATGATAAAAACTTTACCTGGTGGGAGAAGTTCCGTCAGGAAATTGAAGAGGTAAAACCCGTTTACCTGGTGGGTGAGGTCTGGGATATTTCGGAAACGGTAGCTCCTTACTTCAAATATGGTTTTGATTCTACCTTTAACTTTAAACTGGCAGAGGCAGTTATCGCTACGGCTAAAGCTGGATTTCCCTTTGGTTTTAATAAAAAGGCAAAACATATTTACGGGGTATATGACAGGGAGGTTGGATTTGGGAATTATATCGATGCTCCCTTCCTGACCAACCATGATCAGAACCGGATTTTGGACCAGCTTGGGCAGGATCGTAATAAGGCCAGGGTTGCTGCCAGTATTTATTTGACCTTGCCTGGTAATCCCTTTATTTACTATGGTGAAGAAATCGGTATGAGGGGGCAGGGGCCCCATGAAGTTATCAGGGAGCCCTTCCAGTGGTATAATGGATCCGGGGAGGGAGAAACATACTGGGAGCCAGCCATGTATAATGATGGCTTTACTTCTGTTGAACAGGAAGAAAAGAATCTCGATTCCCTCTTAAATCACTACAGGAGGTTAATCCATTTCCGGAACGAAAATCCTGTCTTTTATACCGGTAAGATTGAGATTATAAATGGAGGATTAAATGTAGTTGCATTTAGAAGATATAATGATAAGAGGGATTTATATGTCTACCATAACCTGGTAAACAGACCGGTTAAAATAAAAGTGGCTAGTGGTAACTGGACCTTATTGTTTAATTCAGGTGATAAGGAAATTACCCCTGTTGAAGATAATAATAAACTTATGTATACTATCCCTGCTTATACTACCATTGTTCTGGAAAAGGAGTAA
- a CDS encoding aspartate aminotransferase family protein — MGEKNYIGPDAIIDKKKEYLIPCVYHFYKNPMQLVRAKGKYFYDQAGKEYLDLFAGVSVMNAGHCHPEITDRVCEQVKTLQHTCTIYLNQPIVDLAEKLAEVTPGNLKKSFFVNSGTEANEGALLLAKLYTGNSEYIALKQGLHGRTHLTMSITGLSFWRTDPNPAGGISFAPDAYCYRCPYGLEYPGCDLKCARAIRDVIETSTSKQVAALIAEPIQGNGGIITPPPEYFKVVRDILDEYGALLIIDEVQTGFGRTGKMFAIENWGVTPDIMTMAKALGNGVPIGAFTATEEVADVYTRPGASTLGGNPVSATAGLATLKVIEEEKLTENAAEVGLYFKNGLENLAKRHRIIGDVRGLGLMLGAELVKENKEPAPDETDLVLEKMKDRGILIGKNGPSRNVLAFQPPLIINKKDVEQVIATLDEVLNEVEKEAGLD; from the coding sequence GTGGGTGAGAAAAATTATATTGGTCCCGATGCCATAATTGACAAGAAAAAGGAGTATCTGATTCCCTGTGTTTACCATTTTTATAAAAACCCAATGCAGCTGGTGAGGGCTAAAGGAAAATATTTTTATGACCAGGCAGGTAAAGAGTATTTAGATCTTTTTGCCGGGGTTTCGGTGATGAACGCCGGTCACTGTCACCCTGAAATTACAGACAGGGTCTGTGAGCAGGTTAAGACCTTGCAGCACACCTGTACTATTTATTTGAACCAGCCTATTGTTGACCTGGCTGAGAAATTGGCTGAAGTTACACCCGGCAACTTAAAGAAGAGCTTTTTTGTCAATAGTGGTACTGAAGCCAATGAGGGTGCTTTACTCCTGGCCAAGTTGTATACGGGGAATTCTGAGTATATTGCCTTAAAGCAGGGGCTTCATGGTAGAACTCATTTAACCATGAGTATTACCGGGTTATCTTTCTGGAGAACAGACCCCAACCCGGCCGGTGGAATAAGTTTTGCCCCTGATGCATACTGCTATCGTTGTCCTTATGGACTTGAATACCCGGGGTGTGACCTCAAATGTGCCCGGGCCATAAGGGATGTAATTGAAACTTCAACTTCAAAACAGGTGGCAGCCCTGATTGCTGAACCGATTCAGGGTAACGGTGGTATAATTACCCCACCCCCGGAGTACTTTAAAGTCGTCAGGGATATCCTCGATGAATATGGGGCGTTATTAATAATTGATGAAGTTCAGACCGGGTTTGGGCGGACCGGTAAAATGTTTGCCATTGAAAACTGGGGGGTTACCCCTGATATTATGACCATGGCCAAGGCCCTCGGTAATGGTGTCCCCATTGGTGCTTTTACAGCCACTGAAGAGGTTGCTGATGTCTATACCCGCCCCGGGGCTTCAACCCTGGGAGGAAACCCAGTAAGCGCTACAGCCGGTCTGGCTACACTGAAGGTTATCGAAGAGGAAAAACTGACAGAAAATGCAGCTGAAGTTGGTTTATATTTTAAAAATGGTCTGGAAAACCTGGCCAAAAGACACAGGATAATTGGTGATGTCCGGGGTCTGGGTCTCATGCTGGGAGCAGAGCTGGTAAAAGAAAATAAAGAGCCTGCCCCTGATGAAACAGATCTGGTTCTTGAAAAGATGAAGGACCGCGGTATTTTAATTGGTAAAAATGGTCCTTCCCGGAATGTTCTCGCCTTCCAGCCTCCTTTGATTATTAATAAAAAAGATGTGGAGCAGGTTATTGCTACCCTCGATGAAGTCCTGAATGAAGTAGAAAAAGAAGCTGGCCTTGACTAG
- a CDS encoding ABC transporter permease, whose amino-acid sequence MKLLRYLLVIVVLFIIWYMASILLNSPVLPSPFEVVSVLVKQRSILLTHLGVSLYRVGYGLLFGLLTGVPVGLLLGRNKELDKVLSPVIYLGYPVPKIAFLPLVLLFLGLGNMSKIFLIAFIVFFQIVVTTRDAAKNIDPELIISVKSLGAGSMQIYREVIIPATFPKIFTATRISIGTAIAVLFLTETFATFRGLGYFIMDCWTRVNYTEMYAGILILSLLGLSLFLLIDLLERIICPWLFIDRGI is encoded by the coding sequence TTGAAACTGCTAAGATATCTATTAGTGATTGTTGTACTTTTTATAATATGGTATATGGCATCAATCCTGCTTAATTCTCCGGTTCTACCTTCACCCTTTGAGGTTGTCTCCGTTTTGGTTAAACAGAGAAGTATATTGTTAACTCATCTGGGGGTTAGCCTTTACAGGGTTGGCTATGGTCTATTATTCGGTCTGTTAACAGGTGTTCCGGTGGGGTTATTACTCGGTAGAAACAAGGAGCTGGATAAGGTATTGAGCCCTGTAATCTACCTGGGTTACCCTGTCCCCAAAATTGCTTTTTTGCCTCTGGTTTTGCTTTTCCTGGGCCTGGGGAATATGTCAAAAATATTCTTGATTGCCTTTATAGTATTCTTCCAGATAGTAGTGACCACCAGAGATGCTGCCAAAAATATTGATCCTGAGCTTATTATTTCGGTTAAATCCCTGGGGGCAGGGAGTATGCAGATATACCGGGAAGTAATAATTCCAGCCACTTTCCCTAAAATTTTTACGGCTACCAGAATAAGTATTGGTACAGCTATAGCTGTCCTTTTCCTGACCGAAACCTTTGCTACTTTCAGGGGACTGGGGTACTTTATTATGGATTGCTGGACCAGGGTCAACTATACTGAAATGTATGCCGGGATTTTAATTTTAAGCCTTCTTGGCCTCTCCCTGTTTCTGTTGATAGACCTGCTGGAGCGTATTATCTGCCCCTGGTTATTTATTGACAGGGGTATATAG
- a CDS encoding ABC transporter substrate-binding protein encodes MFKNMFKKLSLYLLSIFLLTGIFTLPAGAKIRFGILPDDTALPFLVAREEGFFGAAGYDIELVNFTNALERDSALQAGVIDGTISDVLAAVFAVSNGHKIKITSHINNRFLLLSSGKMEASGVKDLRGKPVAMSRNTIIEYITDRLLTEHGVDSEEINRVAIPKIPVRLQMLNAGQVAAATLPEPLATLAHKKGAKVLATSDELAGGVPVVILFNEGAINEKTDEIKAFYRAYRQAVERINSNPEAYRSLLVEKGGFPARVRDVFKFPHYHKPALPTREMVDGVMEWMEEKGLLKDKVKYQDLVTDFFVKNTSVH; translated from the coding sequence ATGTTTAAAAACATGTTTAAAAAATTGTCGTTATATCTATTAAGTATCTTTTTACTGACAGGCATTTTTACTTTGCCAGCCGGGGCAAAAATCCGGTTTGGAATCCTGCCTGATGACACAGCCCTTCCTTTTCTGGTAGCCCGGGAAGAAGGTTTTTTTGGGGCTGCCGGTTATGATATTGAGCTGGTCAACTTTACTAATGCCCTGGAACGGGATAGTGCCCTTCAGGCCGGGGTTATTGATGGAACTATCTCTGATGTACTGGCGGCTGTTTTTGCTGTTTCCAATGGTCATAAGATTAAAATTACTTCTCATATTAACAATCGTTTTTTACTTCTATCTTCAGGTAAGATGGAAGCAAGCGGGGTTAAGGATCTCAGGGGTAAACCAGTGGCCATGTCCCGGAATACAATAATTGAATATATTACCGACCGGTTATTAACTGAACACGGGGTCGATTCTGAAGAGATAAACAGGGTTGCTATCCCCAAAATTCCGGTCAGGCTCCAGATGCTAAATGCCGGTCAGGTCGCAGCTGCTACCCTGCCTGAACCCCTGGCTACTCTGGCCCATAAAAAGGGGGCAAAAGTTCTGGCAACAAGTGATGAACTGGCCGGGGGAGTACCGGTTGTAATTCTTTTTAATGAAGGGGCTATAAACGAAAAAACTGACGAAATCAAAGCCTTCTACAGGGCTTACCGACAGGCTGTTGAAAGAATAAATTCCAACCCTGAAGCTTACCGCTCCCTTCTGGTAGAAAAAGGGGGGTTCCCTGCCAGGGTTCGGGATGTTTTTAAATTTCCCCATTACCATAAGCCGGCCCTGCCAACCCGGGAAATGGTAGACGGAGTTATGGAATGGATGGAAGAGAAAGGGCTTTTAAAGGACAAGGTTAAATATCAGGATTTGGTGACCGATTTTTTTGTAAAAAACACATCAGTTCACTAA